The DNA window AATGGTGTCCGCCTATGTTATTAACTACCTATGTCGAGCAGCGATTTATATTGCGGACCCTTTTATATCATGAATTAATTGAACTATGTATGtcatttttcatataattatGTATGTATGCCATATAGAAAAATTATCTAGTCCGATCTTTACTTTTTAGCACATTTCAAACATTTTATGAAGCCATATCGATTTGAGCAAacattttgttatttttaaaattgttttgtaTGTTTTCCACCATCTGGAGAGTTTCCTTCTAAAATCGTCCTCCCAAATGGTAGAAAATATGATTTGTCAACAATAAAACGGTTGGGCGGTTGGCCATTTTGCAAGCGATCCTTGGCTGTGGATAAATCAACCTGGGAGGGCTGTTTGGCACATCCAAAAGACATTTTATATATTAAGAAAACCTCCTGGAGGCATTGGGGTAGCCATAATTTTCTCAAGCCTAAGACTCACCGAGCTCCACTCCCGCCGCCAAGGTCCGTCGACGCCTCCGTCCAACAAGCTACACATCCATCCTAGCAAGCTCCAATAACGACGGTGTCGCTAAGCGTGGGCATAGCCAGAGGAGACGAGAATCGAGGCTATGATAACAACGCGACGTTGTAGAGATGCTCGTCAAGGACAACACGGTGGATGGGGGATGAGATTGGAGGGGCTCGCGGACCATCCCCGCCATATGATTGGATTGGTTGGGGGacaaagggagaaaaagaaagagcgGGAGAAGAAGACATGGAGCTGACATCTGGGTCctacaatagttttttttattttttttatcacttaCATGTGGTCCCGTGTTTACATGTCAGTGAGTTTGACCACGCTGTCACATCAGCAGAAATTACTTCACAAACCATCGAAGGAGTTTATTTGcactagtttttttaaaaaaattggaggaAGCGATATACCCGATTTTATAGTTGATGGATATGATTTGACCGAGGGCAATAGCTGAGGGagataaaatagacttattctatgCCAAATGTCTCTCCTTCTATCACGTCTTCCCTAATGGCTGGACCAAATTATAGCCCAGATATAGATGGGCCAATATGGGACAAGCCTTTCTTCCAAGGCGATGCTGAGGCACAATAAAGGCCGAACTTTGGAGGCCTAAATGCCCAACCAGTATACCTTGTTAATCTGAACAGTGTAAATCTAATCCGACGGTTCATAGAAACCCGATAGATGGACGCAACACGGCAGCAGTCGGTGACTGTCAGACACAGTTCCCCTCttgcgcgctcctcctcctcggctccttCCGTCTGATTCTGAATCCCTTCGCAGGTCGCACCATCTGCTCGACTATTCCCCGAAGCGGCCGCTTGCGGCAAACCAGTTTATGTCCGTCCGTTTCTGTGCGTGCGTGCGAAAAATTCAGTAACAAGTTGACGGGGAACTCATTTACGATTCTGAATTTTTGTGGAAAACTTTCATGTAAAAGAACAGGAACTGCTTTCATATCCAGCGAATCTAAAGCATTGACGTTTTGACAGAAGAAGCTTTACTACGAGCCCCTGAGTTGTTCCTCTTCCTCCACTGTTCAGAACTGCACCTACAAACACACCACGAAACGCGCGAGACTTGTACACAAATGGCAACCGCGTACGCaaatcgaaacaaaaaaaaaatactacaaatATCATATGCAATCTGGATGTAAAAACATCGAGTACCAATGCATTTATGCATGCAGAAAATCAGAGTATGATACCAAGTACAGTAGTAGTAAGTACCACACTGTACTTGATTCACTTCACTACTTCAGTTTCAGTATTGCAGAGCCACCTATGCCGGCGAGGAAGAGCAGCGGGAGAACTGAAAGCCAGAGTATTGTCATCCCAaccgatcgccggcggcgatcgtGAGAGGCCCAGAGGCCCACCCATGCCTCCGCCACGCcgaagatgacgacgatgactaACACGATGTAGTAGGAGTAGAACAGGGGATTGTTCCGGAGGAACAGCCCAGCCGGCGACCTGAAAAGAGCCAGgtacagcgccgccgcggctttcccgacgccgccggcgaacagCGCGCGGCGAAGCCTCGCGACGTCCTGCCCCGCCTCCACCATTCCGGCAACCGCGTTCGCGTCTCCGTTGCCGAGGCCGAGCTCGACGTCGCCATGGAATGCGGACAAGGCGGCGTTACCCATTGCGCGAGTTTGGTTTCAGAAATGGTTAATGGCGGAGATGAGTTGCGAAGGAAGAAGACGGTGAGCTGTATATATAAATGGCGGGCAGGTGGCCATGGCCGTGGTCTGAATCGTCTGATGACTGCGTGGATGAACGATGGGACATTGGCAGCCCGAAAACCCGAGGCCCGAGCCCGCAGGGGAAGGGAAGGTCTGAGCCCGAGGGGAAGGGAAGCATCGAATTATTTACTGATCGGCAATTTGTATTAGCATCACAGAATGGTTAATTTACTAGAAAATCTTTCGTTCGAGATGATTTGTCACAAAGTAGTACTGCTACTACAAGAACacctttccaaaaaaaaaaaaaagtcaacaagAACACTTCGTTTTTATTTTCGTCGGGCCAACAAGAAAAGCTCGCACGGCGCACGCTTTCTGTAGCAGTACACTAATACTATTACTACTCGGGCTTAGCCCGAGCCCGCGAATTTTTGACTGAAATGATTCCGGAGGTATGCTTTGCTTAGGCCCGCTGTTGATGTTGACGCCGGAGGAAGACGAGGGTTAGAAAACGCGgggttgtgacttgtgagtggACCCCGCTTGTCATCGGGCAACCTGTTTTGTGCGGCGGGGCCCGCTGAGAGAGAGAATTCTGTTCGGCACGCTGCGCTGGACCGTAGAGGGATTTTGGGCCATCGGTGTGGTTTGACCCGCGCCAACCAGGCCGTCCCTTGTACTTAGGGCCCACAGTGCTTTGCAGTACAAGGCCCACAGTGCTTTGCATCGAGACGTGAATTTGACGTGGGCTGCCCGTGAGGCCGTGAGGCCGGCGAGCAGTTTCATGACGGAACAAGTTCACTTTGgatccctctatttgtcgctcagtccgattttcgtcccttggtTGCAAAACCGGGTGCAATAGGTCCCTCAACTTTCAAAACCATTTAAATgagatccctcggcggttttgaagacggttttggctaacgtggcgcctacgtggcaattatatctcgaaaaaataataaaaagcgtggccccacatgtcagctgcacacgaaaataattttaaaatggtgggccccacataggCCCCACATGCCAGCCTCACCCCTCTCTTATTccctttcccttctctctcttcttccctctccggcggcggcggtggtcggagTCGGCGAGCGTCGCGTGggagcggcgccgacgacgcggaGGTCTGGCGCGCTTGCCGCTTGCCGCCGCGCTGGCGGAGACGGCAGCTGTCGTCGAGCTCCAGCCCGTGGCCTGCACGTCATCGTGGACCTCGTGtacgccggccgccggcgcgtggGGAGGAGACCCGCGTGGACTCGGCCGGCGGCGCTCCTGCGCGATGGACCTgtggtcgccgctgccgccgcgtcgctggTGGTCGGAGCGGGCGCCGGCGGGGCGAAGCGGGGCGGGCGGTGGCCGAAGCGGGGTGGAGCGAGGGTGGGCAGATAACGTCGAGCCGTCACCATCCTCGCCGCGATGGTGTCTGGCCCAGGGGGGCTCCTGGCGCCGTTGTTGGAGGACGCCGAAACCCGtagccgacgacggcggtgagAAAGACgtagtgacgacgacgacgccatcacCAGCAGTCGTGCTGCCCCGCGTCCCCCCGAGGAGGggaccgacctcgccgccgccgcccacagcCGCGATGCCCCTCGTCTCCCTGTCGGTCGGTTCTTGACCCCGTAGCCGACGATGATGAGGAGCGTGTAGTGACGATGACGATGCCATCACCaacagcagccgccgccgcccacagcCGTGCTGCCTCGCGTCTCCCTCAAGGAGGggaccgacctcgccgccgccgccgcccacagcCGTGCTGCCTCGCGTCTCCCTCAAGGAGGggaccgacctcgccgccgctgccgcccacaGCCGTGCTGCCTCACGTCTCTCTCGAGGAGGGgaccgacctcgccgccactgccgcccaccgccgtgcTGCCCTGCGTCTCCCCACTGGTCGCCGCCCGTCCCGGCGCCCCTTCTCTACGACAGGCGAGGAGGggaccgacctcgccgccgccaccgcccacggCCGTGCTGCCCCGCGTCTacccgccggtcgccgcccgtCCCGGCGCCTCTTCTCCCCACCAGTCGCCACCTGTCGTgccatcctcctcgccgcctgtCACACCgccccttctccccgccggccaccgcccgtcACCCCGCCGCCCGTCGGCCGTTGCACGAGAGAGAGGAAAGTGGGGAGAGAGacgaagagaggagagatggggaatgagattgacatgtggggcccatgtgggccccaccttttctaattaatttttttgtgtaactgacatgtgggtcccacgggtattttttttcccaaatcgaattgccacgtaagcgccacgtcaatggcACGTAGGatggagacctagtcaaaccagccatgtaggcgtcacgtcagccaaaactgcTATCCAAACCGCCTTAGGACCATATATGCCCGGTTTTCGCAAGTTGGGGGACAGGTCGTATCCGGTTTTGCGATTCAGGGACGAAAATCGTACTGggtgacaaatagagggacctaaagtgaacttattcctttcatcGACACACACTAACAATCATCCACAATGGAGTAAGTACACATTTATCCCCTGCCCCAACAGGTCGTACGAGAATTCGCCCACTATCGCAGTGGAGTTCGCACACCTCCTGTCACCATAGCGCGCGCTCCCACCCCTGGCGCCACGATTGAAAGCCAAACTATGTTAGGAGTGGAGAACGGTAATTCCAAATATTATAAATGCAATTAGGGTAAGTATTAGATTGGATTATTGAACAAAATTGCCCGAAATGTGAAGTTTGAAACGATATCAAGATaatgttggtgatgctctaacaATCAACGTAAGTATACTATCAACCCTATCCCAACAAGttgtagaagaaaaaaagaacggaATTGCTAACCTTCTGCTGACAGAAAATCCATCCTAAATCTTGCACATTTGCTATAGCtcttttgagtaaaggccgggatattatattccattatctaaaaaaaatcttgcacattttttttgtcaccgGATGTACTTCGTGCTCCAACCCCTTCTACTCCGGCTCCAACGACCTCTATTTCTCCTACGCCGGTGATATCCCAAAATCCGAAGGAAGACCTACGGATTAGGGCCCCAAACCTTTTTTGTCACCGTATATACTTTGTGCTCCAATTCTTTATTCTCCAGCTCCAACAACCTTTATTGTTCCAGCGTCGGCAACATCCAAAACTCCAAATTAAGACCCACGGATAAGGGTCCCGGGTTGGGGAGGGGGGGTGGTGGGGGCCGGGGGAGTTTATTGGCTTTAGATGGATGGTTGTTGGAGAGGCGGTCCGGTGGTGGGCGATGGAATGGGCGCAGGGGATGAGGCAATGCGTCGAAGACGAAGGGTCAGTAGCAGGCGGTAAGTAGGCGTTGACGGTGGGGGCAAAGTGAGCTTGTGGTTTGGAGCGATGGCGACAGTGGCGGATCCGACGACGATGTCGAAGATGGGGGAAGACGGCGAGGTGAGGGCATGAACCTCGATGTCGTTGGCTTGAGGAGGAGGTGAGtgagggaagaggggagagggaggagaccaGCCAGGGGCATCGCTAGCGTCGTTTGTGTTTTTCAGCCAAGCGACAAGGCCAGGCGGTGGCGTGGTGAGGCGAAGTAGGGGATGGGCATGCAATGGCAGCGGGGAGCGAGAAAGAAGAGTAAAGGGGATGGGGTTAGGCTGGGGAGTTTGCACGAATCTTTAAGTAATTAAATGGTCTAAAATCTATAGGATTTGGAAGGGTTTCAATTTGTTTTCTGTCAGACGATAAATTGACCGTCCTGAAAAAGAATTCACACACTATCGCAGACCCGAAGTGGACTACTGGAGTATCTTTTTAGTTTTCACAACGTTATTATTCAAGGCAACGGAGATACACTTGATAGTGTAATTAATGACAAAGAGTGTGCAGTTTCAACCATAGAGTCATGTATTGAATCTCCAATATACTCACAAtttcatctttaaaaaaatatttggagggaCGTATCAACCTCCAAATCTTGTTTTTCAATTATTATTCAAGGTAACACTATGCTACGTTGTCCTGTCATTCCAACAGAGTACTAAACGCGACTAGTGCTCAGTCCTCATCATCAGAATACCGATACCTAACGTCCAGAGAGGCGTTCAGCAACGGCATGTCGATCACGTCCTGCATGCCGCCAGGCAGCTCCCGCATGATGCGGACCAGCATCTCCATGAAACACGTCACGTCCAACGtcgccttcctccctctccGGACGTCGCGCTCGCGGACGGGCCTCACGGCGGCAACTATGTCCGCCGTCCGATCCCGGCCGCGGCGCCTCCGCCCCTCctcttcgtcgccgtcgccgtcgccgacgatgcTCCCCGGCGACACGAGCGTCGGCTTGTAACCCCAGCACAGCGTGTAGGCTGCCTCCTCCGGCTTCACGTCGATCGGCATCTCCGTCTTCGTCATCCTCTCGTCTGTGATGTCGTACAGGTACGGCGAGCCGTCGACCAGCAGGAGCTGCGCATCGCCGTGGTCCCAGGCGGCGGTGATCGACCTGTAGTAGATGTTGCTCTCCCCGATCGCGCACCTCCGCTGCCACCGGTGATCGTCCTCCGCCGCGAGCAGCCACACGGAGAAGGTGTGCGTCCCGTCCTTCGTCACGACGCACACGCGGCCGGACATCTCCATGAGCTTCGAGCTGGCGTGCTTGGTTATGGAGCGCTCTCCCGGCAAGTCGATGGCGGTGACCgtctcgtcgtcgacgtcgaagGCGAAGACGATGGAGTCCTCGGCGTCGAGAAGGTAGATCGTGCCGTCCAGGTAGAGTGACTGACGTTTGATCTTCGTGTCCAGGCCGGACAGCACCGTCCGTGGTtggtcaccggcgccggcgccggcgccgagcgtGTAGACCACCAACTCTGCACAACGGTAGAATATACGGCAGCCTCCTGGTCCTTTGCTGCTCAAGCACTTGAGGCGGCACAAGAGTAGCTTGTAGGTTTTGCTCCTGCGACCATAGCCAAGTCCAGCTACATAATACTCCCCATTATCCTGTAAACCTTCAGGGATGGTCAGTTTCTTCTCGTCGTCCGCGATGGCCGGGTTCCAGAGGATGAATGATCGAGAAGGGGTCTTCTTCTTCATGGCGAGGAGTATGACGCCGTTGCATGTGTTGACGTAGCTCTTGTTCTCGTATCTCCCGTCGGTGAGCGCGCGCATCGGGGCGTGggcgccgatccccatcccggcgccggcgacgtggaaGCCGTGGAACTTGCTGACCACCCTGTCGTCCCCTCTCCTCGTTATCGGCGCCGTCGCGAAGTACGCGACGTGCgggcgggggaggggcgcgccgaggaggaggtggaggcgccgGAACTCCGCGCCGGTCAccaggcggcggtggtgcttcGACAGCGCCGtgcacgcgacggcggcgcgcgccggcaGGTGGGAGAAGATGTTGCGGAGGACGTCGTCGCACATGCCGCCTGCATCGTCAGCAGATTGAGCAGGCGCGCcatcggtggcggtggctcccGGCCTCTTCCGCTTCCTCGTGGCTGGAgcgctcgacgccgacgcctacgccgacgccggcgacgtctCGTGCTCCGCGTCATCCACTGCTGCCATCTTCCCTATCGTGGTTTCACCTCGGTATCGAACTATCGATCTGCTATGCTGTTTCCTTGGTGTTGCGCTATTTGTAGGGAAGGTTTCCTAATAATTTTGCTGCAGATCCGAAGCTGGTGGACATCCTGCGTTGCTGCGACTCTACGGGGTAAATAATGAGTCCGTTTTAACTTGGGCCCAAACCCCAATTTGAAAAATTGTTACCTGATTGCATCAGGATAGTCAAATCTGAATTTGAAAAATTGTTGTAATATAATTCTTTAGGCTTACTGCAAACAACAACGGGGTGGTGGCGCAGTTGGCTAGCGCGTAGGTCTCATAGCTACAGCGAGTGATCCTGAGGTCGAGAGTTCGAGCCTCTCTCACcccatgttttttattttttccctgTTAATCAAAGCCAATTCATCAGCTGATCCAAAATCCCTTTTTTTCTGTTCATCACCTAATTCATTTTTACTATTGTTTTTCTGTCATCAGCCGATCCTTTTTACGATTTTTTACTGTTCATCAGCCAAttggtcccatattttttttccacctcATCAgtcaattcattttttttactcctctctttttctttttctattaatCAGCGAATCCCCTCAGTTTTTTCAACTGTTTATCAGCCAATCCTTTTTTTCTccacagttttttttatctattcatTTTTTACTCTTGTACTTTTGCAGTTCATCAGCCAGTTGGTCTTTGGGCCTTGGAAGTTGAGGGTTTCTCACGTCACCTTTTGTCTTTATTTTAAATACGGAAATTTAATTGTTGTGTCTAACTGTAGAGGCTGGAGATATGAACTCTtttcattttataaaaaaaaggaaaaaaagagaatttcGTGGGCTTGTTGGTTGGAAGCCACGCGACCGAGATAGTAGCAATAGTCCTACGGCTACGGCCCAGTTGCGAACTTGCACATACCCAACGCAACAGCACATGGTCCCGGAAGGCTTCGCCAAAATGTTGACCCGCACGAAATTTCTACCCAACCTCCAAAACATTCTCACGCAATCATGCTGCCGCACATGTGTACAAGCACCAAAGTATTCTTAGTACAGCGCCATGCTGTACATGGAGCGGGTTAACAACTGGCCAAGGACCGATCGACCCGAGCGGTGCTGCACCTTTCTCCCATGTCattccgcccgccgccgaggcgccgacgccgacgccgactcaggtgcatgcatgcatgggggGATCGAGCGAACCCCACACACACGAACGCGACACGTCCGTCCTGGGGCGCGTTCGGTGCGCGCGGGCATGTCGTCGCATTGATTGGGCGACcacggcgagcgagcgagcggtgAAGCCTCGGCGTCAGACAAGGAGGATTCGCCGGCCGGCTGCTATCTAATCCGTGGACCCTCTACTGGTAGTGCTGTGTTGTGTTGTGCCTGTAGCATGTCACGGCCACTAGTCGTTGGCTGGTTGGTGCCCCCCGGATCCGCTGGTGAGCTGGCCGCACCGCACGCGGACGGCTGATCGATCTCGCCGTCCGCGCCCGCTCGTCCCCCTGTGCTTGTGCTAGCTAGCTGGTTGATTGGGAATTTGGGATTGGATGATTTCTCGTTGCTCCAGAGAAGTCAAAACGCGGGGGGTGTAGTCTCGGCCTCCTCGGTTGGTGGCTCGCGCTTTCGATCTTTGGATCCCAAACACACACAGCTGCTTGTATGTACAGTTGGGTAGAGGAGGAGTACTAAACTATGCACGTACGCATGGTACTATACTGGATTGATTACAGCGGAACGATTGTTTTCGAGAGTGAGTACATCTGCGGTAGAAAATTTCTTTCGTGAGTGCATCCCATGTCTGCACGGCCAGGATCACCTGTAGCAGTAAACAACGACCACAAGCTAGACAAGGAGGGAGGACTGCACTCTCTGTCCTCTAACCTCAAAGATCCAATGGCGCACACCAGCTTCTAGTGTTCTACAGTTCCTCTTGCTAAGTGATTCTTGTCTACAGTATTTCCTAATGTGTTCGAACAGTACCCCCGCAGTGTGACGCTTGGCCCAATGATCGTGAACATGGTGCTACTAGTTACTATAAGGAGAATTTAATTTCATTATTCGTAATCTAATTCATACTTCGTCCAAAAAGAATGCAATCATGAGAATGAATATGTCCATATTCAAACTCACGATTGAGTTCTTTATGGGACAAAGAGAGTAGGTCATTTTAGAAATTGTCATTCAAATCGCAAgctttttgtatttttgttagAGAAGTTGTGTATTTCTTAATACAATGCTACTCTCGTCGTTCGCCCCACCGCTAGCGAGTCTATTTGTACGTTCCACCATTGGTGTACGCGTGGTTGCTGTAAAAATACATCGGAACATGTGGCCGAGTCAGGACGAGTGCACCGATGCCACGCCCAATGTGCAAAGGTGATGTCCGATGCCGTATGGGACACCCATTGTTCCTAATGGTTATCACCGTTGTCGTCGTCACTTCTTACACGGCTACGAGCCTCGCGACGGACGAAGACGGGAAGCTACATGCTATGGTCCATGCCATCAATGAGCGAATGATTGAACCTGTGGGCGAGTTCCAGCACATACAGCTAGAGTGTCATCTCTAGGCAGGAGTGGCGGTCAAAGTAGGAAGGGAGAAACTCGAAGCAGTCACCCTTGAAGTTGAGCATGGCATCATTGCTCCCTTCCCTCCTGCGCAAACTGTGATGACCACAACACGTCTATGTCCTTCCACGTGTTGCGTATACGCGCTTATTGTGATGGAGTAGCCACCATCGATGTACCTCGGCGGTCTTCGGAGGAGCAGCGGGATGGGTGTGTGCCCCAGCATGTTGGTGAGCTCCTATTACAACCTACTCCTGTTGTGAGCGTGGAGAGGATGTTGCCGGATGTGGGGCGTCGGGTGCAAAGAAGATGGCCTGGCTAGTAGTTAAGACAATGGCGGGGCTTACGAACGATGGGAGTAGCATGGAACGAGGAAATTCATAGTATCGATAACAAAATCTGAAAGGATAAAAACTGAGTGACAATTCCTAAAAAGCATGCAAACTGGATGGTAAATAGTGAAATTTATCTATTATAAGTGTATATTTACTAAAGCGGACCCATACATCTACTATGTTTTTCATCCATACATGTAGTCAGTTTATATTCAAAAAATAGAGGTACAAACCTCTCCAATATTAATTTGAGAAGTAAAACATTTCAATCAGTTAAACTGATTAGAACAAAAGTATTAATAATATAAAGAAGTGCTCACACGACGAGTGAGCGTGGATAATGTAAAGAGATGCTCATCAGTCTTTATAGGTCCTTATAGGGATAGGAACGTGCGTTCATAGATATAAGTGTGAAAATTTATGGTCAGGATTAAGTCACTGGCATAAAATACTAATTTCTAGCAATACTAATTTCTTTGCTTTCTTAAAATACTAATTTCTTTGTTCCacaaagattttatttttagcaATTATTAGAATAATTGGCAGTGGAGTGAAATGACTATGATGCCCATTATTGATCCtctttgttatattttataggCTTCAATAAATGTGCATGTCATAATCTAATTACAATATTATGTATTTGTCGAATTAATTTCGAAGCTAGAAATAAATTTGAGACGAATGCCCACTTGTTTATTGTATATCAAAATAGATTAGTATGTACTTCATCTTtcccaaaatataatgcattttaGATGGATAGATACATTTTAGTACTACAAATGTAGACATACAACTTGTTCAGATTCGTATTAATATGATGCATCCTATCCAttcaaaatctattatattttaggatgaaggaaGTACAGTATATCACttcataaacatgcaagttctACAACCAATTAGAGTTTTAATTCTTTTATAGCTTtgaatttgcattttttttctttggaataaTCATCGGAGGAGAGAGGTTCCCCACCTAAATGTTCCATTGCACTTAATAAAAACAAGGTCTCAGATTACAGGGAGCGGGCATTGCCGGAGGCAAGCCATTACAAATGTTGAAGTAAGTTAGGAGTCGAGAAGATAGCATACCAAGTTTGAGACACTACTTTAGACGTTCTGCCCAAAGTGCTGATTCGTCTTGAATTTACatgtttgtaaagtgatatattatatattatatattaatatatcttgtcttttttatttttttataactatttaattaGTAATATGTAATAAATAAGTGAACAGGAGTACAGGACCCTCTCCAAGGTTGCCTGACATGCCTTCTCTTTTTGACCGCTACGCCAGCATCTTCGAGCCACGCTCCGAGGCACCGTGGCCAAACTCCAAAGCGAATTTGCCGCGACTACAGTGCTCCATCCTGTTGTCCCTGCCATCTCAGGAATCGCCATCGTGCCAGTGCGATTAGATTATTTCGTGCAGGATTAAACAAATGGAAGTACTAATCATACATGTCGGCTGGGCGCCACGAGCCCGCGAGTTTCCTTGAAACCTGACGAAGACGACGCACCGACATGTCCTCCCAACTCTTGAAGCGTATCAAGAATGTGGCCATCGAACGGTTGTAGTAACCGGCACATCAGCCGTTCAATTTTTCCTATATCCACAGTGTCTCCCAAATTCTACCGATGAAAAGACGAGCAGCGGTTGAAGCGTCACGTCTGGCAAAATGAGTACTGAAAATGAAAAGTCTCCAAGCAATAGAGaccggggaggggagagaaacaAAGGAATAAAAGCTACAGCAATTTCGCCTGCTTTATCTCAtccaagaaaaatatttttgctgCTTTGCTGAATTGCTTGCTAGGATATGTATAACAAACGAGGTGGTTAGCGAAAGGGATACCACAGCCGCAAACTCTCCGGTAAAGCAGCCGCTGTGATGATGACAGAATGACAACTTATTACTAATAAGCTCTTAATCCTGAAGATTAACGCATTCCAGCTCATCCGTCTCCTGACCTTTGCTTGTCTGTCCCTTCGCTTCaacttctctctctc is part of the Oryza glaberrima chromosome 4, OglaRS2, whole genome shotgun sequence genome and encodes:
- the LOC127771655 gene encoding uncharacterized protein LOC127771655, translating into MCDDVLRNIFSHLPARAAVACTALSKHHRRLVTGAEFRRLHLLLGAPLPRPHVAYFATAPITRRGDDRVVSKFHGFHVAGAGMGIGAHAPMRALTDGRYENKSYVNTCNGVILLAMKKKTPSRSFILWNPAIADDEKKLTIPEGLQDNGEYYVAGLGYGRRSKTYKLLLCRLKCLSSKGPGGCRIFYRCAELVVYTLGAGAGAGDQPRTVLSGLDTKIKRQSLYLDGTIYLLDAEDSIVFAFDVDDETVTAIDLPGERSITKHASSKLMEMSGRVCVVTKDGTHTFSVWLLAAEDDHRWQRRCAIGESNIYYRSITAAWDHGDAQLLLVDGSPYLYDITDERMTKTEMPIDVKPEEAAYTLCWGYKPTLVSPGSIVGDGDGDEEEGRRRRGRDRTADIVAAVRPVRERDVRRGRKATLDVTCFMEMLVRIMRELPGGMQDVIDMPLLNASLDVRYRYSDDED